One genomic region from Eptesicus fuscus isolate TK198812 chromosome 4, DD_ASM_mEF_20220401, whole genome shotgun sequence encodes:
- the HMGCS1 gene encoding hydroxymethylglutaryl-CoA synthase, cytoplasmic, whose translation MPGSLPLNAEASWPKDVGIVALEIYFPSQYVDQVELEKYDGVDAGKYTIGLGQARMGFCTDREDINSLCMTVVQNLMERNSLSYDCIGRLEVGTETIIDKSKSVKTNLMQLFEESGNTDVEGIDTTNACYGGTAAVFNAVNWIESSSWDGRYALVVAGDIAVYATGNARPTGGVGAIALLIGPNAPLIFERGLRGTHMQHAYDFYKPDMLSEYPIVDGRLSIQCYLSALDRCYSVYRKKIRAQWQKEGNDRDFTLNDFSFMIFHSPYCKLVQKSLARMMLNDFLNDQNRDKNSIYGGLEAFGDVKLEDTYFDRDVEKAFMKASSDLFNQKTKASLLVSNQNGNMYTSSVYGSLASVLAQYSPQQLAGKRIGVFSYGSGLAATLYSLKVTQDATPGSALDKITASLCDLKSRLDSRTCVAPAAFAESMKLREDTHHLGNYIPQSSIDSLFEGTWYLVRVDEKHRRTYARRPSPNADTLDEGVGLVHSSTAAEHIPSPAKKVPRLPGTAAEPEAAVISNGEH comes from the exons ATGCCTGGGTCACTTCCTTTGAATGCAGAAGCCTCCTGGCCAAAAGATGTGGGAATTGTTGCCCTTGAGATCTATTTTCCTTCTCAATATGTTGATCAAGTGGAGTTGGAAAAATACGATGGTGTAGATGCTGGAAAGTATACTATTGGCTTGGGCCAGGCCAGGATGGGCTTCTGCACGGATAGAGAAGATATCAACTCTCTTTGCATGACTGTGGTTCAGAACCTCATGGAGAGAAATAGCCTTTCTTATGATTGCATTGGGCGGCTGGAAGTCGGAACAGAGACAATCATCGACAAATCCAAGTCAGTGAAGACCAATTTGATGCAGCTCTTTGAGGAGTCTGGGAACACAGATGTAGAAGGAATAGATACCACGAACGCCTGCTACGGAGGCACGGCCGCTGTCTTCAATGCTGTGAACTGGATCGAGTCCAGCTCCTGGGATG GACGGTATGCCCTGGTGGTTGCGGGAGATATCGCTGTGTACGCCACAGGAAACGCTCGGCCTACAGGTGGCGTCGGAGCCATCGCTCTGCTCATTGGGCCAAATGCTCCTTTAATTTTTGAACGAG GACTTCGTGGGACACACATGCAACATGCCTATGACTTTTACAAGCCTGATATGCTCTCCGAATACCCCATCGTGGACGGGAGACTCTCCATCCAGTGCTACCTCAGTGCGTTAGACCGCTGCTACTCTGTCTACCGCAAAAAGATCCGCGCTCAGTGGCAGAAAG AAGGAAATGATAGAGATTTTACCTTGAACGATTTTAGCTTCATGATCTTCCATTCACCCTACTGTAAACTGGTTCAGAAATCTCTGGCTCGGATGATGCTGAATGACTTCCTGAATGACCAGAACAGAGATAAAAATAGCATCTATGGTGGCCTGGAAGCCTTTGG GGATGTTAAATTAGAAGATACCTACTTTGATAGAGATGTGGAAAAGGCATTTATGAAGGCTAGTTCTGACCTCTTTAATCAGAAAACGAAGGCGTCTTTGCTCGTATCCAATCAGAATGGAAACATGTACACGTCGTCCGTGTATGGCTCCCTCGCCTCTGTTCTGGCCCA GTACTCGCCTCAGCAGCTGGCCGGGAAGAGGATTGGCGTGTTCTCCTATGGCTCTGGCTTGGCTGCCACCCTCTACTCCCTTAAAGTTACCCAAGATGCCACCCCAG GTTCTGCTCTTGATAAAATAACAGCAAGTCTATGTGACCTTAAGTCGAGGCTCGACTCAAGAACGTGTGTAGCACCAGCTGCTTTTGCAGAAAgcatgaagctcagagaggacacTCATCACCTGG GCAACTACATTCCCCAGAGTTCCATTGATTCCCTCTTTGAAGGAACATGGTACCTGGTTCGAGTGGATGAAAAGCACAGGAGAACTTATGCCCGGAGACCCTCTCCAAATGCCGACACTTTGGATGAAGGAGTAGGACTTGTGCATTCAAGCACAGCCGCTGAG cacATTCCAAGTCCTGCGAAGAAAGTGCCTCGGCTCCCGGGGACGGCAGCAGAGCCGGAAGCAGCTGTCATAAGCAACGGGGAGCATTAA